A part of Desulfofundulus salinus genomic DNA contains:
- a CDS encoding metal-dependent hydrolase, whose translation MLWRTHFLAGAAAGLLLTGHADPKTMAVSAGVAGIAALLPDLDDPRSKLGRLVAPASWVMKVTVGHRGPLHSFLGAGVMTLLAAFVLRFWHEYTYVYGHLVPLVLAGYLSHLIMDSLNPQGVPWLWPVKTHLRVPLVQTGGILERVVVMPIMLVLCGLLFW comes from the coding sequence GTGCTCTGGCGCACGCACTTTCTGGCAGGGGCTGCCGCCGGGCTGCTCTTAACCGGTCACGCGGACCCGAAGACAATGGCGGTGTCGGCGGGGGTAGCCGGGATTGCGGCCCTTCTCCCCGACCTGGACGACCCGCGCTCGAAGTTAGGCCGGCTGGTGGCTCCGGCTTCGTGGGTAATGAAGGTGACCGTGGGCCACCGGGGACCGCTGCACTCGTTTTTAGGGGCGGGGGTAATGACCCTGCTGGCGGCTTTTGTGTTGCGGTTCTGGCATGAATATACGTATGTGTACGGCCACTTGGTGCCGCTGGTACTGGCTGGCTACCTGTCTCACCTGATCATGGACAGCCTGAACCCCCAGGGTGTACCATGGTTATGGCCGGTAAAAACGCACCTCCGCGTGCCGCTGGTTCAGACCGGAGGCATTCTGGAGCGGGTGGTTGTAATGCCGATCATGCTGGTTTTGTGCGGTTTGCTGTTCTGGTAG
- a CDS encoding pilin produces the protein MFSKRLKKAAGALGTLAAGIFGAAAPAFAELQPQDPSQLTDKIIDLVNRVGMPVGGALLFLSVCVGAIELILSRGRPEKRAETMSGLLYVAIGGIILGGSLFFAGVFFGIGKSVFGG, from the coding sequence ATGTTTAGTAAAAGGCTTAAGAAAGCTGCAGGCGCGCTTGGTACGCTGGCTGCAGGCATATTCGGGGCGGCTGCTCCTGCTTTTGCTGAACTACAGCCGCAGGACCCCAGTCAGCTGACAGACAAAATCATCGACCTTGTAAACAGGGTCGGCATGCCCGTCGGTGGCGCGCTGCTGTTTCTCTCCGTATGCGTGGGGGCCATCGAACTGATCCTGTCCCGCGGCAGGCCCGAGAAACGGGCAGAGACTATGAGCGGGCTGCTGTACGTCGCCATCGGGGGGATCATTCTCGGGGGTTCGCTGTTCTTCGCCGGGGTGTTCTTCGGCATCGGCAAGAGCGTCTTCGGCGGTTAA
- a CDS encoding PrgI family mobile element protein, whose amino-acid sequence MRLFPVPMDLTEEEKILGGVLSLRQVVYLLGGGVAAVLALAFLRALHVPWALAFPAGVLWFVAGVFLSFGSLAGIGADEYLSKLLLFRFRRRRYDWGDEL is encoded by the coding sequence ATGCGTCTTTTCCCTGTCCCCATGGACTTAACCGAAGAAGAAAAGATTCTCGGCGGTGTGCTTTCCCTGCGGCAGGTGGTCTACCTTCTGGGGGGCGGCGTTGCCGCCGTCCTCGCCCTGGCCTTTCTGAGAGCGTTACACGTACCGTGGGCGCTCGCCTTTCCGGCGGGCGTTTTGTGGTTTGTTGCGGGAGTCTTCCTGAGTTTCGGATCGCTGGCCGGTATAGGTGCGGACGAATACCTGAGCAAATTGCTTTTGTTTCGGTTCCGGCGCCGCCGGTATGACTGGGGGGATGAGTTATAG
- a CDS encoding VirB4 family type IV secretion system protein, with the protein MFRRKKQKQTLRQREYSLDDGIPAVQDLFIPDGLEEEKDYLYLGPSRYCRIFAISKWPRDVYVGWLDEIFSVGNVDLAVHVRPVPDRKVVNDLTGKVVSAQSQWIVEKNRGSIMRLPELENIIRDLETIREAIQCNRDRMFNVTVLIAVHGTNEEDLNARCDRVEDILARRATEVRALTFRQVEALKSILPAGNLCVHGRGTFRNLTLGGTATVLPVSSAVLSHPTGVFLGFTTANSPVFFDPFIGPPWLPNQHITVFGYPGSGKSVTLKVLCGRISLVGVRVIIFDLEGEYREALKNLYDGEIIPVVAGVPAGMNPLEMEVERDPETKKEYININDKVADVRALVATIVRGFANRPLEPEEIAVLEEAVRELYAERGITSDPASLYEPGGKKLPEGGFAIGGVRKRMPMLSDLHAKLQEKPATEKLCLILKPFLRGNSLGMFDCETSKDLTAPVVVFDLSRIRDDFTKLYAMFVVLTWAWHKFALRHTGKKMVVIDEAWMFVKWPDSAQFLETLARRGRKHDTGLVIASQYVEEFLAREEGRTVINGCATNILLGQNPTVVDQVVEVFKLPKGMGERLQTFTDGRCIIKTGGKNLQEMGGNIAEMQVSVLPYEMPFVRTGGKGEPQ; encoded by the coding sequence GTGTTCAGACGGAAAAAGCAAAAGCAAACCTTGCGTCAGAGGGAGTACTCGCTGGATGACGGCATTCCGGCGGTGCAGGATCTTTTTATCCCGGACGGGCTCGAAGAGGAGAAGGATTACCTCTATCTTGGCCCGTCCAGGTACTGCCGGATATTTGCGATATCGAAATGGCCGCGGGACGTATACGTGGGGTGGCTGGACGAAATATTCTCGGTAGGAAACGTCGACCTGGCGGTACACGTGAGGCCCGTGCCCGACAGAAAAGTGGTGAACGACCTCACCGGAAAGGTGGTGTCGGCGCAGTCGCAGTGGATCGTGGAGAAGAACCGGGGGAGCATTATGCGTCTTCCCGAGCTGGAAAATATCATCAGGGACCTTGAAACCATCAGGGAGGCCATACAGTGCAACCGTGACCGGATGTTCAACGTTACGGTACTGATCGCTGTGCACGGCACCAATGAGGAAGACCTGAACGCGCGGTGCGACCGCGTCGAAGACATACTGGCCCGCCGGGCAACGGAGGTGCGTGCGCTCACCTTCAGGCAGGTGGAAGCGCTGAAGAGCATCCTGCCCGCGGGAAACCTGTGCGTACACGGCAGGGGCACCTTCAGGAACCTAACCCTGGGCGGCACGGCTACCGTACTGCCGGTATCAAGCGCTGTGCTCTCCCACCCGACAGGTGTGTTTCTGGGGTTCACAACCGCGAACAGTCCGGTGTTCTTCGACCCCTTCATCGGTCCGCCGTGGTTGCCCAACCAGCATATAACTGTTTTTGGTTACCCGGGTAGTGGAAAAAGCGTTACGTTGAAGGTTCTCTGCGGCAGGATTTCTCTGGTAGGTGTAAGAGTGATAATCTTCGACCTGGAGGGTGAATACAGGGAGGCGTTGAAGAACCTTTACGACGGCGAAATAATACCTGTAGTAGCCGGCGTCCCGGCGGGTATGAACCCGCTGGAGATGGAGGTGGAGCGTGACCCGGAGACAAAAAAGGAATACATCAACATAAACGACAAGGTTGCGGACGTGCGGGCTCTCGTGGCTACGATTGTGCGCGGTTTCGCCAACCGCCCCCTTGAGCCCGAGGAAATAGCCGTGCTGGAGGAAGCGGTGCGCGAGTTGTACGCCGAAAGGGGCATAACATCCGACCCGGCGAGTCTTTACGAGCCGGGCGGCAAAAAACTGCCGGAGGGCGGTTTCGCGATCGGGGGCGTAAGAAAACGGATGCCCATGCTGTCCGACCTGCACGCGAAGCTGCAGGAAAAACCCGCTACGGAAAAACTGTGCTTGATCCTAAAGCCCTTCCTCAGGGGAAATTCCCTGGGCATGTTCGACTGCGAGACGTCAAAGGACCTCACCGCGCCGGTCGTGGTATTCGACCTCTCGCGGATCAGGGACGACTTCACCAAACTCTACGCCATGTTTGTGGTGCTGACCTGGGCCTGGCACAAGTTTGCGCTGCGGCACACCGGGAAGAAGATGGTGGTGATCGACGAAGCGTGGATGTTCGTCAAATGGCCCGATTCGGCGCAGTTCCTGGAAACCCTGGCCCGCCGGGGCAGAAAACACGACACCGGGCTGGTGATAGCCAGCCAGTACGTCGAAGAATTTCTGGCACGTGAAGAAGGCCGGACGGTAATAAACGGCTGCGCTACAAACATACTGCTGGGTCAGAATCCGACCGTGGTGGACCAGGTGGTGGAGGTATTCAAACTGCCCAAGGGCATGGGTGAAAGACTCCAGACCTTTACTGACGGCAGGTGTATAATAAAGACAGGCGGTAAAAATCTGCAGGAAATGGGCGGCAACATAGCGGAAATGCAGGTATCTGTACTGCCTTACGAGATGCCGTTTGTCCGGACGGGAGGAAAGGGGGAACCGCAATGA